In the Anaerostipes caccae L1-92 genome, CGGAAAGAATCCATATCCGTTTAAGTTGACCTTTAATTTTGCAAACGCTTCTCCGATATTTCCTCTGTCTGCCTGATGCAGCCTGCAGGCTGTCTGTTTCATGGCTTTTCTCCACTCACTTCTGGCACTGGTGATGTACTGAAGGTTATTTGACTTATTTTTAGAAATGTATTCAATCAACGCTACGATCACAGCAGATGACAATAAAACTTCGAAAATCCCCATTGTTCTCTACCTCCACTATATCTTTTGCAGTCTTCCTTATATATCCATTTCATTATACAACAAATTGACACATTAAAAAATCCTGCCAACAGCTGAAACGGCTATTGGCAGGATTTTTTGTAATTTTTTAACCTAATTTAAATGTAATTCCACAGCTATAAATACACCCTTACCGATATTACAGAATAATCTGCTGCTCCTTAAATGTTGTTGGTTCCTTTAACTGCAATATAACACCCCTTTTTCGGGAACAAAGTTGTCAAGCCCCTCACTCCTTGAGGGGCTTGACAACTTTGCGTACCAGATGCGATTTGACGTAGTCAAATGATTTCCGTTCGGCTCTTAGAATGCCTGAGTTTTATTGAAATCGAAAGACTCAGGTTGCCACAGATGTGTGCTTCGGATAAACAGTAACAGAAATAAGATATACCCTGATAGTTAGGCACAGAAAAGAAGTCTGTGTTTAACTGCCAGGGTATTTTTTTGTATGTCATGATATTTTGACTAGTTTTACGACTTGCTACCTCAGAGATGTAAGATTTTCTAACATTCAGCAAAGTCTCTGCGGCGGTCCATTTGGGACTATCTAACGATAGTTTTTTAGCACTATTGGAGGAACGCATTTCAAAGCGTGACGGAAATAGTGCTAAAAAACTTATATTTATCCTTATGCAGTTTCATACACACCCTCCAGCAAAATATCAATCGTTTTCAGCAAAGTTTTCTGATTATAATACTTTCGCGCAAAAAGGATTAATATATCGGTATTCAAATCAAAATCTTTTGCTGTCCCCCTCAAAACTAATTCAGGTTTCAATACATCCACTGGCGCATGCGCTAACCCCCGCACGGCATCTAAAAATTGAAGATACTTATAGTTTGACTCAGTAATCGTAGTTACCGGCTTGCGCACATCTACCTGAAACTCCTTCGGAACTCTTTTGTTATGAAGATTTGTTGCAATACTCCTGCGGTTTGGCATCTGAGAAACAAGACCGAGCTTATTTAGCGCAGATAAGCCCGTTTCATATCCGATTGCACCGGTATCATCC is a window encoding:
- a CDS encoding DUF6088 family protein; its protein translation is MEKPIYREILLQYINKQEPEQPILTERIAKYAAVCLGVDEDKVKKAVNVNMARLEKADLLIRVTKGVYCRKIKTPFGYYRPNKETVFCNQLLRDDTGAIGYETGLSALNKLGLVSQMPNRRSIATNLHNKRVPKEFQVDVRKPVTTITESNYKYLQFLDAVRGLAHAPVDVLKPELVLRGTAKDFDLNTDILILFARKYYNQKTLLKTIDILLEGVYETA